One Turneriella parva DSM 21527 genomic region harbors:
- a CDS encoding alpha/beta fold hydrolase gives MYPAIAGVEIEERKIRTTDGYTLSVKCAGPADGQPIVFLHGFPEFWYGWRKQIGYFVAKGYRVVVPDQRGYNDSDKPERIAEYSIVQLSEDVAAIVRQLKLAETVLVGHDWGAAAAWQAAIRHPALFSRLVILNVPHPRAMVKTLFTNFNQLMKSWYMFFFQLPVVPGWLAALDGYERFAEGMRSTANEGSFTDEDLLAYREAWQKPQAFDSMVNWYRAAFRHPDLSAQQSVEVPTLILWGKGDRFLEAAMATESLQYCRSARVKYFEKATHWLQHDEPDAVNAEIEKFIQG, from the coding sequence ATGTATCCTGCAATTGCCGGGGTTGAAATAGAAGAGCGAAAAATCCGCACGACAGACGGCTATACGCTCAGCGTCAAATGCGCGGGGCCGGCCGATGGCCAGCCCATTGTTTTTTTGCATGGATTTCCCGAGTTCTGGTATGGGTGGCGTAAACAAATCGGCTATTTCGTCGCCAAGGGCTATCGGGTTGTCGTGCCTGACCAGCGTGGTTACAATGATAGCGACAAGCCCGAACGCATCGCCGAATATTCGATCGTGCAGCTCTCTGAAGATGTTGCGGCGATCGTGCGCCAGCTGAAACTCGCAGAGACGGTTCTCGTCGGGCACGATTGGGGCGCGGCTGCGGCATGGCAGGCGGCGATTCGCCACCCGGCGCTTTTTTCGCGTCTGGTGATTCTCAATGTGCCGCACCCACGCGCCATGGTCAAAACGCTTTTCACGAATTTTAACCAGCTGATGAAAAGCTGGTATATGTTTTTCTTTCAGCTACCCGTTGTACCTGGTTGGTTAGCGGCGTTAGATGGTTACGAGCGCTTTGCCGAAGGTATGCGCAGCACAGCTAACGAAGGGTCTTTCACTGATGAAGACCTGTTGGCGTATCGAGAGGCGTGGCAGAAACCGCAGGCATTCGACTCAATGGTAAACTGGTACCGGGCTGCCTTCAGACATCCCGATCTTTCGGCGCAGCAGTCCGTCGAGGTGCCGACACTGATTCTCTGGGGCAAGGGCGATCGCTTTCTCGAAGCGGCGATGGCGACCGAAAGCCTGCAATACTGCCGCAGCGCACGCGTGAAATATTTTGAGAAGGCCACGCACTGGCTGCAGCACGACGAACCAGACGCCGTTAACGCCGAGATCGAAAAATTCATTCAAGGTTAA
- a CDS encoding alpha/beta hydrolase family protein, producing the protein MHNSVLSRVKPHPEGGFAHDFKDKIMTGIGATADHFLRTFLSTRVLISNVPVIPQVMRPEYRKQWDFYASPKFIAEPQSFFLKPEPGEPVVRPADPMPLPIHDAIFEDILFPSEFQPLNPQYHAGDIFPMPQAASCARYIRHKTGDRPTIIVVHGYVLDGYNFNARLFEVAKFFRLGFNVLMYTMPYHGPRKAKNARFSGDGFMFFDVARIAENVRWSVHDLTRYVDFLESRSKMPIGMMGFSLGGFHTALMASLDKRLAFAIPVVPVITLFNVILQWQPSAAVIKGFLKVLSLNVDEINQLLLPVSPLARPPAIDHERLLIIAGTADRMAHPDHAHSLWHHWKHPKIYWFPGNHLVHFEKTHYMRQVVSFLRGLRLY; encoded by the coding sequence ATGCACAATTCTGTTCTCAGTCGCGTCAAGCCACACCCCGAAGGCGGTTTTGCACACGATTTCAAAGACAAGATTATGACGGGCATCGGCGCTACGGCCGATCATTTTTTGCGCACCTTTCTTTCGACGCGCGTGCTCATCAGTAATGTACCGGTGATTCCGCAGGTGATGCGGCCAGAATACCGTAAGCAGTGGGATTTCTACGCCAGCCCGAAATTTATCGCTGAGCCGCAGTCTTTTTTTCTGAAGCCTGAACCCGGCGAACCCGTGGTGCGGCCTGCAGACCCGATGCCGTTACCTATTCACGATGCCATCTTTGAAGACATTTTGTTTCCGAGCGAGTTTCAGCCGTTAAACCCGCAGTACCACGCTGGAGATATTTTTCCGATGCCGCAGGCTGCTTCATGCGCGCGCTATATCCGCCATAAGACAGGCGATAGACCCACGATCATTGTGGTGCACGGTTACGTGCTCGATGGCTATAATTTTAATGCAAGGCTCTTTGAAGTTGCCAAATTCTTCAGGCTGGGTTTTAACGTACTCATGTACACGATGCCCTACCATGGTCCGCGCAAGGCAAAGAATGCGCGTTTCAGCGGCGACGGTTTCATGTTTTTTGACGTTGCCCGCATCGCTGAAAACGTGCGCTGGTCGGTTCACGACCTGACTCGCTACGTCGATTTTCTTGAATCGCGCTCGAAAATGCCGATCGGCATGATGGGCTTTTCACTCGGCGGGTTTCATACCGCGCTCATGGCTTCGCTCGACAAGCGCCTTGCGTTTGCGATACCGGTGGTACCGGTGATTACCCTCTTTAATGTCATTCTGCAGTGGCAACCAAGCGCAGCGGTGATAAAAGGATTTCTGAAAGTGCTTTCGCTGAATGTTGATGAAATCAACCAGCTGCTTTTACCGGTTTCGCCGCTTGCGCGCCCCCCGGCAATCGACCACGAACGCCTCTTGATCATCGCCGGTACGGCTGACCGCATGGCGCATCCCGATCATGCGCACAGCCTTTGGCACCACTGGAAGCACCCGAAGATCTACTGGTTTCCCGGCAACCACCTCGTGCATTTCGAAAAGACTCATTACATGCGCCAGGTCGTGAGTTTCTTGAGGGGATTAAGGCTCTATTAG
- a CDS encoding cytochrome-c peroxidase, whose product MMRRILIILVVAAGFSCAGQNGDIDTIQQLPPIGRLTPNLTNPGNYANQTVPAYITKVDNSNPVTDAGAFLGRILFYDRLLSANNSTSCSSCHHQNLAFSDAPRASRGANGPTSRHSMRLVNVRFANDTRFFWDKRAASLEEQTTMPIRDHAEMGFSGANGDPDISVLLDRMRATPYYANLFRDAFGTSEITEQRLQLALGQFIRSIQSFDSRFDQGRAQVTDDFSDFPNFSTQENLGKSLFMQQPFGLGPSGRTGGGLGCNQCHVAPEFDISSVGNNGAIGAIGGGNDFNATRSPTLRDLVNANGNANGPMMHDGSHATLDAMVDHYNAIPAAFNPQLDFRLQLSGFPQRLNMTADEKAALIAFLKTLTGNAIYTDTRWSNPFGPPPGR is encoded by the coding sequence ATGATGCGCCGAATTCTGATCATTCTGGTTGTGGCGGCAGGCTTCTCTTGCGCAGGCCAAAATGGGGATATCGATACGATACAGCAGCTGCCACCGATTGGCAGGTTGACCCCCAATCTTACGAACCCGGGCAATTACGCAAACCAGACAGTGCCTGCATATATCACGAAGGTCGACAATTCTAACCCTGTCACAGACGCCGGGGCTTTTCTCGGGCGAATTCTCTTTTATGACAGATTATTGTCAGCCAACAATTCGACATCGTGCAGTAGCTGCCATCATCAGAATCTGGCCTTCAGCGATGCGCCCAGAGCAAGCCGCGGCGCCAACGGCCCGACGAGCAGACACTCCATGAGGCTGGTCAATGTGCGATTTGCCAATGATACGCGCTTCTTTTGGGATAAGCGCGCCGCGTCGCTTGAAGAACAGACCACCATGCCTATTCGTGACCATGCAGAGATGGGTTTTAGCGGCGCGAACGGTGATCCCGATATTTCTGTGCTGCTCGATCGCATGCGGGCGACTCCATATTATGCAAATCTATTTCGCGATGCTTTTGGTACGAGCGAGATCACCGAGCAGCGGCTGCAATTGGCTCTGGGCCAGTTTATTCGCAGCATACAATCGTTTGATTCGCGCTTCGACCAGGGGCGCGCTCAGGTCACCGATGACTTTTCAGACTTTCCGAATTTTTCCACCCAGGAAAATCTCGGCAAATCTCTTTTCATGCAGCAACCGTTCGGGTTAGGGCCCTCTGGCAGAACTGGCGGTGGTTTAGGCTGCAATCAATGCCACGTCGCTCCCGAATTCGATATTTCGTCTGTGGGTAACAATGGCGCTATCGGCGCGATAGGCGGCGGCAATGATTTCAACGCAACGCGGTCACCGACCCTGCGCGATCTGGTCAATGCCAACGGAAATGCGAATGGGCCGATGATGCATGACGGCTCGCACGCCACGCTCGATGCAATGGTCGACCATTACAATGCGATTCCGGCTGCATTTAACCCGCAGCTTGACTTTCGCCTGCAGCTCTCGGGATTTCCGCAGCGCCTCAACATGACTGCAGATGAGAAGGCAGCGCTCATCGCCTTTTTGAAAACCCTGACGGGCAATGCCATATATACCGACACTCGCTGGTCGAATCCGTTCGGGCCGCCACCGGGGCGCTAG
- the metH gene encoding methionine synthase: MPKYTEAEIRAALSERILILDGAMGTMIQRQNLTEADYRNNEKSAPGIPDLTKHEIPLKGNSDLLCLTRPDVITAIHREYIDAGADIIETNSFSSNSISQGDYKLEHLVRELNLAAVKCVADAREAFYASTSSAQAPRKIFIAGALGPTTKTASISPDVNNPAYRATTFDELKACFKEQTLALLEAGVDLLLPETNLDTLNVKAAIVAFEEAFAEVGYRVPVSISVTITDASGRTLSGQTAEAFFNSVRHANPLSIGINCALGAKDMKPHLQSLARVSDVMISCYPNAGLPNAFGGYDETPAMFASDLAVFAKDGLLNIAGGCCGTSPDHIREMVKRVAIEKPRSARSLRAPQGASAKAPGGEALEPTGLHLAGLEPLNVDGSTGFLMIGERTNVTGSPKFKKLILEDKFDEALDVARQQVFAGANIIDVNFDEALLDGEASMTRFLNLIASEPDIARVPIMIDSSKWSVIQAGLKCVQGKGIVNSISLKEGEDKFLEQAKIVKEYGFAMVVMAFDEQGQAATEDDKVRICTRAYKLLTEKAGVSPSDIIFDPNILTVATGIEEHNNYAVDFINATRRIKKECPGCYVSGGVSNVSFSFRGNNAVREAIHSVFLYHAIQAGLDMGIVNAGMLAVYEDIPPELKDLVEDVILNRRSDATERLLAVADKYKSGGKEQVKEDLTWRENTPEERIKHALVKGIDQFVDQDVEELRLKYQPTLRVIEGPLMGGMRVVGELFGAGKMFLPQVVKSARVMKKAVAYLLPFMEAEKAASGASSAQTKVLMATVKGDVHDIGKNIVGVVLACNNYDVHDMGVMVPCDKILEKAREINADVIGLSGLITPSLDEMVYVASEMKKGGFTQPLLIGGATTSAAHTAVKIVPAYDHPVVHVPDASLVTGVLGRLLSEDMRDKYVSEISAEQTQIREDYLSGKKDRQFLSLPDARALAPQLQPAPVKVPNKLGITLLDNVRLGDLVPYIDWSPFFMAWELRGRYPRILKDEVVGAEATKLFNDAQKVLAQILRDKPFTPRGVVGIFPCRRDGDDVIVYADENREKVLHKLHFLRQQKKKDNEQVYFCLADYIQERDYIGGFAVTAGDGAGEYAAQFEKKNDDYSAIMVKALADRFAEAFAEYAHELVRKHTWGNVPDEKLDIEGLIKEEYIGIRPAPGYPASPDHTEKRTLFDWLAVEKNTGINLTESFAMTPPSSVSGLYFAHPESKYFAVGKIDRDQLEDYAARKGKPVGEMERWLRPYLD; the protein is encoded by the coding sequence ATGCCCAAATACACTGAAGCCGAAATTCGCGCCGCGCTCAGCGAACGCATTCTGATTCTCGACGGTGCCATGGGCACGATGATACAGCGGCAGAATTTAACTGAGGCCGATTATCGTAACAATGAGAAATCCGCCCCCGGCATACCAGATCTGACGAAGCACGAAATACCGCTCAAGGGCAACTCTGACCTGCTCTGCCTCACGCGGCCCGACGTCATCACTGCTATTCACCGCGAATACATCGATGCGGGCGCCGACATCATTGAAACAAATTCTTTCAGCAGCAACAGCATCTCTCAGGGGGATTATAAACTCGAGCACCTCGTGCGCGAACTCAATCTCGCTGCGGTGAAATGCGTCGCCGACGCGCGCGAGGCATTTTATGCTTCGACAAGCTCAGCACAGGCGCCGAGAAAGATTTTTATTGCGGGTGCGCTCGGGCCGACAACGAAAACCGCATCGATTTCGCCCGATGTGAACAACCCCGCATATCGCGCGACGACATTCGATGAGCTGAAGGCCTGCTTCAAAGAACAGACGCTCGCGCTGCTCGAAGCCGGTGTCGACCTGCTGCTACCCGAAACCAATCTCGATACGCTAAACGTGAAAGCTGCGATCGTCGCGTTTGAAGAAGCATTTGCAGAAGTCGGCTACCGTGTACCGGTTTCCATTTCTGTCACGATCACCGACGCCTCGGGCCGCACACTTTCGGGGCAGACGGCTGAGGCTTTCTTCAATTCTGTGCGCCACGCGAACCCGCTTTCGATCGGTATTAACTGCGCTCTCGGTGCAAAAGACATGAAGCCGCACCTGCAATCGCTGGCGCGTGTTTCTGACGTGATGATCTCGTGTTACCCCAACGCGGGCCTACCGAATGCATTCGGCGGTTATGACGAAACACCCGCGATGTTTGCCTCAGACCTCGCGGTCTTCGCCAAAGACGGTCTGCTAAACATCGCCGGCGGTTGCTGCGGCACCTCGCCTGACCACATTCGCGAAATGGTGAAGAGGGTTGCGATAGAGAAGCCACGCTCAGCGCGCTCCCTTCGAGCACCTCAGGGAGCGAGTGCCAAGGCACCGGGCGGTGAGGCGCTCGAACCGACCGGACTGCACCTGGCCGGTCTCGAACCCTTGAACGTAGATGGCAGCACCGGCTTTCTCATGATCGGCGAGCGCACGAACGTCACCGGCTCGCCGAAGTTCAAAAAACTCATTCTCGAAGATAAATTTGACGAAGCGCTCGACGTTGCGCGCCAGCAGGTGTTCGCCGGCGCGAACATCATCGACGTGAACTTTGACGAAGCGCTGCTCGACGGCGAAGCGTCGATGACTCGCTTCTTGAACCTCATCGCCTCTGAACCCGACATCGCGCGCGTGCCGATCATGATCGACTCTTCGAAATGGTCGGTGATTCAGGCCGGCCTTAAGTGTGTGCAGGGCAAGGGCATCGTCAATTCGATCAGCCTCAAAGAAGGTGAGGATAAATTTCTCGAACAAGCCAAGATCGTGAAAGAATATGGCTTCGCAATGGTCGTCATGGCCTTCGACGAACAGGGCCAGGCCGCTACCGAAGATGACAAAGTTCGCATCTGCACGCGCGCTTACAAATTGCTCACAGAAAAAGCGGGCGTGTCGCCGAGCGATATTATTTTCGACCCGAATATTCTGACCGTCGCCACCGGCATAGAAGAGCACAATAACTATGCTGTCGATTTCATTAACGCGACCCGGCGCATTAAGAAAGAGTGCCCGGGCTGTTATGTTTCGGGCGGCGTCAGTAACGTGTCGTTCTCTTTTCGCGGCAACAATGCAGTACGCGAAGCAATCCACTCTGTTTTTCTTTACCATGCGATTCAGGCAGGTCTGGACATGGGTATCGTCAACGCGGGCATGCTCGCGGTTTACGAAGATATTCCGCCAGAGCTGAAAGATCTCGTTGAGGATGTCATTCTCAACCGCAGGTCTGACGCGACCGAAAGATTGCTCGCCGTCGCCGACAAATACAAGAGCGGCGGCAAAGAGCAGGTCAAAGAAGACCTGACATGGCGTGAGAACACCCCTGAAGAGCGCATCAAACATGCGCTCGTCAAGGGCATCGACCAGTTCGTCGATCAGGATGTCGAAGAGCTGCGCCTCAAGTACCAACCCACCCTGCGCGTGATCGAAGGCCCACTCATGGGTGGCATGCGTGTCGTCGGCGAACTCTTCGGCGCGGGCAAAATGTTTCTGCCGCAGGTCGTTAAATCAGCGCGCGTCATGAAAAAGGCGGTTGCTTATCTTTTGCCCTTCATGGAAGCAGAAAAAGCCGCTTCGGGTGCGAGCAGTGCGCAAACGAAAGTACTGATGGCGACCGTCAAAGGTGACGTGCACGATATCGGCAAGAATATCGTCGGCGTAGTGCTTGCGTGCAATAACTACGATGTGCATGATATGGGCGTCATGGTGCCTTGCGACAAGATTCTCGAAAAAGCGCGTGAAATAAACGCCGACGTGATCGGCCTCTCAGGTCTTATCACTCCTTCGCTCGACGAAATGGTCTATGTGGCGAGCGAAATGAAAAAAGGCGGCTTCACGCAACCACTTCTCATTGGCGGCGCCACGACCTCGGCTGCGCATACCGCGGTTAAAATCGTGCCCGCGTATGACCACCCGGTCGTGCATGTTCCCGATGCGTCGCTGGTCACAGGTGTACTCGGCCGGCTGCTCAGCGAAGACATGCGCGACAAGTATGTGAGTGAAATTTCTGCCGAGCAGACGCAGATTCGTGAAGACTATCTGAGCGGTAAAAAAGACCGCCAGTTTCTGTCATTGCCAGACGCACGCGCGCTCGCCCCACAACTGCAGCCCGCGCCGGTCAAGGTGCCCAACAAACTCGGCATCACTCTGCTCGACAATGTTCGCCTCGGCGATCTTGTGCCCTACATCGACTGGTCACCCTTCTTTATGGCGTGGGAGCTCAGAGGCAGATACCCGCGCATACTCAAAGACGAAGTTGTCGGGGCCGAGGCAACGAAACTCTTCAACGATGCTCAGAAAGTGCTCGCGCAAATTCTGCGCGATAAGCCATTCACGCCGCGCGGAGTCGTGGGCATATTCCCCTGCCGCAGGGACGGTGACGACGTGATAGTCTATGCAGATGAGAATCGGGAAAAAGTTCTGCACAAATTACACTTTCTGCGCCAGCAAAAAAAGAAGGATAACGAGCAGGTCTATTTCTGCCTCGCCGACTACATTCAAGAGCGGGACTACATCGGTGGCTTTGCAGTAACCGCCGGTGACGGCGCCGGCGAATATGCGGCGCAGTTCGAAAAGAAGAACGACGACTATTCTGCGATTATGGTGAAGGCGCTCGCCGACAGGTTTGCCGAAGCCTTTGCCGAATATGCGCACGAACTGGTGCGCAAGCACACCTGGGGCAACGTACCCGATGAAAAACTCGATATCGAAGGGCTCATCAAAGAGGAGTACATTGGTATTCGCCCGGCCCCCGGCTACCCGGCATCACCTGACCATACCGAGAAGCGCACGCTGTTCGACTGGCTCGCCGTTGAAAAGAACACAGGTATCAACCTGACAGAGAGCTTCGCGATGACCCCGCCTTCTTCAGTGAGCGGGCTCTATTTCGCGCACCCCGAATCAAAGTATTTCGCTGTCGGCAAGATCGACCGCGACCAACTCGAAGACTACGCAGCGCGCAAGGGCAAGCCAGTCGGTGAAATGGAACGCTGGCTGAGGCCTTACCTCGACTAG